A region of Leptospiraceae bacterium DNA encodes the following proteins:
- a CDS encoding Uma2 family endonuclease — MSDKETGQYVITQITSDKRFTADDYAKLPYRAPYQLIEGELVFMASPYFNHQEISFNLVLKIGNYVQQNNLGKVAYSPMDVHLDEKNIYQPDILFVSIKRSSIIKKFIFGAPDFVLEIISKSTESKDRNEKMRNYGKFGVDEYWIVNLKKENIEVYHNQAGIMIHQKTAEKGDSITSKAIEGFTLNVGDVFS; from the coding sequence ATAAGCGATAAAGAAACCGGGCAATATGTCATCACACAAATCACTTCTGATAAACGATTCACGGCGGATGATTATGCCAAACTGCCCTACCGCGCACCTTACCAGCTCATAGAAGGAGAACTTGTTTTTATGGCTTCACCCTATTTTAACCATCAGGAAATTTCTTTTAACTTAGTATTAAAAATAGGAAACTATGTTCAACAGAATAACCTGGGAAAAGTTGCCTATTCACCTATGGATGTGCATCTGGATGAAAAGAATATCTATCAACCGGATATTCTCTTTGTATCTATCAAACGTTCATCGATCATAAAAAAGTTTATTTTTGGAGCACCGGACTTTGTTCTCGAAATCATTTCTAAATCCACAGAAAGCAAAGACCGAAACGAAAAGATGCGCAACTACGGCAAATTCGGCGTAGATGAATACTGGATAGTAAACCTGAAAAAAGAAAACATAGAAGTCTATCACAACCAGGCCGGAATCATGATTCACCAAAAAACAGCAGAAAAAGGAGATAGTATCACATCCAAAGCTATTGAAGGATTCACATTAAATGTGGGAGATGTGTTTTCCTAG
- a CDS encoding Uma2 family endonuclease, translating into MSDFLQPISLESLLRNKDFITIGEQILFFDKETGQYVITQITSDKRFTADDYAKLPYRAPYQLIEGELVFMASPYFNHQEISFNLILKIGNYVQQNNLGKVAYSPMDVHLDEKNIYQPDILFVSIKRSSIIKKFIFGAPDFVLEIISKSTESKDRNEKMRNYGKFGVDEYWIVNLKKENIEVYHNQAGIMIHQKTAEKGDSITSKAIEGFTLNVGDVFA; encoded by the coding sequence ATGAGCGATTTTTTACAGCCGATAAGCCTTGAAAGTCTCCTGAGGAATAAGGACTTCATCACTATTGGTGAACAGATTCTATTCTTTGATAAAGAAACCGGGCAATATGTCATCACACAAATCACTTCTGATAAACGATTCACGGCGGATGATTATGCCAAACTGCCCTACCGCGCACCTTACCAGCTCATAGAAGGAGAACTTGTTTTTATGGCTTCACCCTATTTTAACCATCAGGAAATTTCTTTTAACTTAATATTAAAAATAGGAAACTATGTTCAACAGAATAACCTGGGAAAAGTTGCCTATTCACCTATGGATGTGCATCTGGATGAAAAGAATATCTATCAACCGGATATTCTCTTTGTATCTATCAAACGTTCATCGATCATAAAAAAGTTTATTTTTGGAGCACCGGACTTTGTTCTCGAAATCATTTCTAAATCCACAGAAAGCAAAGACCGAAACGAAAAGATGCGCAACTACGGCAAATTCGGCGTAGATGAATACTGGATAGTAAACCTGAAAAAAGAAAACATAGAAGTCTATCACAACCAGGCCGGAATCATGATTCACCAAAAAACAGCAGAAAAAGGAGATAGTATCACATCCAAAGCTATTGAAGGATTCACATTAAATGTGGGAGATGTGTTTGCTTAG
- a CDS encoding tetratricopeptide repeat protein, whose amino-acid sequence MKYIVSLFLFLFFSQSIFSDEKIVYAFRSSTDLDHIRMRIIGETLSMEKASIFEAKPKYRMTKMDTRLDYVTVKILDNPGIRVGQTLYLIEKNPDHKAYRHGNIVGEIKVISIYNTTFFGQRLRGEGHLRLIESKQMTVAMPMESEKLKDAIVVKKQGDYFANQGMIPEAILSYRKSIRLDSYYPDVHYALGRLHMKKGGEGYVSAGFEFLQAWKNRDKFSVDNEKFEFYVDYIKYLNYRFKLEYLGRDSSIKPLKKAIRVFQEAKQIHPKDYELILAVAESYYLLFENSLNSKQEEKKRDLEYAEKAEEYINNCLNVRSNDYRLQRIAALYYYQLWRDPNSRALKGDSDREREALYREKTRLHANQYRTFKPSRLKLDKQIIRILEEFR is encoded by the coding sequence ATGAAATATATAGTTAGCCTTTTCCTGTTTTTATTTTTTTCCCAATCTATTTTCTCGGACGAAAAGATTGTATACGCTTTTCGTAGCTCTACAGACCTCGATCATATCCGCATGAGGATAATCGGTGAAACTTTAAGTATGGAAAAAGCTTCCATTTTTGAAGCTAAGCCCAAATACCGTATGACTAAAATGGATACCAGGCTTGATTATGTTACTGTTAAAATTCTCGATAATCCGGGAATCCGGGTGGGGCAAACTCTGTATTTAATTGAAAAGAATCCCGATCATAAGGCGTACAGGCATGGTAATATTGTGGGAGAAATTAAAGTTATCTCGATTTATAATACAACTTTTTTCGGTCAGCGCTTGAGGGGAGAAGGTCATCTGCGTTTAATTGAAAGTAAGCAAATGACAGTAGCTATGCCGATGGAATCGGAAAAACTAAAAGATGCAATTGTTGTAAAAAAACAGGGGGATTATTTTGCAAACCAGGGAATGATTCCGGAAGCAATTCTTTCCTATCGAAAGTCGATTCGCTTGGATTCGTATTACCCGGATGTTCATTATGCTCTCGGACGTCTTCACATGAAAAAAGGAGGAGAAGGGTATGTATCTGCCGGTTTTGAGTTTTTACAGGCCTGGAAGAATCGGGACAAGTTTTCTGTGGATAATGAAAAGTTTGAATTTTACGTGGACTATATAAAATATCTAAATTACCGATTTAAGTTGGAATATCTGGGAAGAGATAGTTCTATTAAACCCCTTAAAAAAGCGATTCGTGTATTTCAAGAAGCAAAGCAAATTCATCCAAAAGATTATGAATTAATTCTGGCAGTAGCTGAATCCTATTACTTATTATTTGAAAATTCTTTAAATTCCAAGCAGGAGGAAAAGAAAAGGGATCTGGAATATGCAGAAAAAGCAGAAGAATATATTAATAATTGCTTAAATGTTCGCTCCAATGATTACAGGTTGCAACGTATAGCCGCTCTTTACTATTACCAGCTCTGGAGAGATCCGAATAGCCGGGCTTTAAAAGGTGACAGCGATAGAGAGAGAGAAGCCTTATACCGAGAGAAAACCAGGTTACATGCGAATCAGTATAGAACTTTTAAACCTTCCAGACTAAAGTTGGACAAGCAGATTATACGGATTCTGGAAGAATTCCGCTAA
- the rlmN gene encoding 23S rRNA (adenine(2503)-C(2))-methyltransferase RlmN — protein MATKQVLKGLSPEELKSFFQSIGEPAFRAKQLYSGLYKNRYSSFSEFTSFSLGLRQKLEETAELPSFQVHKDLQSKLDGTRKFSFIVGEQREIEAVWIPSEDGNRKTICISSQVGCTLACEFCATGKLPFKGNLKAWQILEQVLMVEKLSGEKASNIVFMGMGEPMHNYHSVMKAASILSDPDAFGLGTRRITISTSGDIKGIERFIRKKEPYNFAISLNHPDPEKRGDIMGIDKKYPLEDLIEAARNFTRTLNRRITFEYILIPGVNMGQENAKKLKRLVSSLNCKLNLIPLNTEFNGWRRPTESEIEEFREQIKASGVPVMNRRSPGKDINGACGMLALKG, from the coding sequence ATGGCAACAAAACAGGTTTTAAAAGGTCTCAGTCCGGAGGAATTGAAATCTTTTTTTCAATCTATAGGAGAGCCTGCCTTTCGAGCCAAACAGCTTTATTCCGGTCTTTATAAAAATCGCTATTCATCTTTTTCTGAGTTTACCTCTTTTTCTTTAGGTTTACGGCAAAAATTAGAGGAAACAGCAGAGCTTCCTTCCTTTCAGGTTCACAAAGATTTACAGTCGAAGCTGGATGGAACCCGAAAATTTAGTTTTATTGTGGGAGAACAAAGAGAAATCGAAGCTGTCTGGATTCCTTCCGAAGATGGAAACAGAAAAACCATTTGCATTTCTTCTCAGGTTGGTTGTACTCTGGCCTGTGAATTTTGTGCCACGGGAAAGCTACCTTTTAAAGGGAACCTGAAGGCCTGGCAAATTTTGGAGCAGGTCCTGATGGTTGAAAAATTAAGCGGAGAAAAGGCCAGTAATATTGTATTTATGGGAATGGGAGAGCCCATGCATAATTATCATTCCGTCATGAAAGCAGCTTCCATTCTTTCCGATCCGGATGCCTTCGGTCTGGGAACCAGACGCATTACTATTTCTACTTCCGGTGATATCAAGGGTATAGAAAGGTTTATCCGTAAAAAAGAACCCTATAACTTTGCAATTTCTTTGAATCATCCGGACCCGGAAAAGAGGGGAGATATCATGGGAATCGATAAAAAGTATCCACTCGAAGATTTGATAGAAGCAGCCAGAAATTTCACCCGAACCTTAAATCGACGCATTACCTTTGAATATATCCTGATTCCGGGAGTTAATATGGGCCAGGAGAACGCAAAAAAATTAAAACGTCTCGTCAGTAGCCTGAACTGTAAGCTGAACCTGATCCCTTTAAATACCGAGTTTAACGGCTGGAGGCGGCCAACAGAATCCGAAATTGAGGAGTTTCGAGAACAAATAAAAGCTTCCGGTGTGCCTGTTATGAACCGTCGTTCTCCCGGTAAGGATATAAATGGAGCCTGCGGAATGTTGGCACTGAAAGGCTAA
- the sufB gene encoding Fe-S cluster assembly protein SufB codes for MYSMEMEEKYYRPDNFPRGLSRKVVESISHIKNEPAWLTEFRLKAFEIYESKPMPDWGFFPEFNVDINSYVHYVGANFKKKKSWDDVDPEVLKSFEKLGIPEHERKYLAGIEAMNDSETVYANVKKELEELGIIFCDIDTAIREYPDLVRKYLGTVVTIGDNKFSALNSCVFSGGSFAFVPKGVKTPMPLQAYFKVSAAQSGQYERTLLIADEGADLEYSEGCSSVQDKGTNFHTAVVELIAHKSAKIQYTTIQNWKKNMYNWTVKRGLCHEKAHITWTDVNVGANTIKYPGIILKGDDSKGSVLSLAFAGEKQIQDTGARIIHIGKNTRSNVLAKGVSLDGGINSYRGLVKFEPSSQNSFSHVKCDGLLMDDHSRSHAYPYNDISGEHGSLNYEATVSKIDEDQLFYLQTRGLTEDDAKLLIVNGFCESIVKELNVEYSVEMTKLIRMILEDGKVIQEQDTKTQKKPVTSN; via the coding sequence ATGTATTCAATGGAAATGGAAGAAAAGTATTACAGACCGGATAATTTCCCAAGAGGTCTTTCCAGAAAAGTTGTAGAGTCCATCTCCCATATAAAAAATGAGCCTGCCTGGCTCACCGAGTTTCGTTTAAAAGCCTTTGAAATCTATGAATCTAAACCCATGCCTGACTGGGGTTTCTTTCCCGAGTTCAATGTAGATATTAATAGCTACGTTCATTACGTAGGAGCCAATTTTAAGAAGAAAAAGTCCTGGGATGACGTAGACCCGGAAGTGTTGAAAAGCTTTGAAAAGCTTGGCATCCCGGAACATGAGCGAAAATACCTCGCCGGTATCGAAGCCATGAATGATTCCGAGACTGTATATGCCAATGTAAAAAAAGAACTCGAAGAACTGGGAATTATCTTTTGTGATATCGATACAGCTATTCGAGAATACCCGGATCTGGTTCGGAAATACCTCGGAACCGTTGTTACTATCGGTGATAATAAATTCTCTGCCCTCAATAGCTGCGTTTTCAGCGGTGGTTCTTTTGCTTTTGTTCCAAAAGGTGTCAAAACCCCCATGCCACTTCAGGCGTATTTTAAAGTCAGTGCCGCTCAATCCGGCCAATACGAGAGAACTCTTTTGATTGCCGATGAGGGTGCCGATCTGGAATACAGCGAAGGTTGTAGTTCTGTTCAGGATAAGGGAACCAATTTTCATACGGCTGTTGTGGAGCTCATAGCCCATAAAAGTGCAAAGATCCAGTATACGACTATTCAAAACTGGAAAAAGAATATGTATAACTGGACGGTTAAACGCGGACTCTGCCATGAAAAAGCCCATATTACCTGGACAGATGTGAATGTTGGTGCCAATACCATTAAATATCCCGGGATTATTTTAAAAGGGGATGATTCTAAGGGTTCGGTACTTTCTTTAGCTTTTGCCGGCGAAAAGCAAATTCAGGATACCGGAGCAAGGATTATACATATCGGAAAAAATACCCGTAGCAATGTTTTAGCAAAGGGAGTTTCTCTGGATGGAGGAATTAACTCCTACCGTGGCCTGGTTAAATTCGAACCCTCTTCGCAAAATTCTTTTAGCCATGTGAAATGTGATGGCCTGCTTATGGATGATCATTCGAGGTCACATGCCTATCCTTATAATGATATTTCCGGAGAACATGGTTCTTTGAATTATGAAGCGACCGTATCGAAGATTGATGAGGATCAGCTTTTTTATCTCCAAACACGGGGGCTTACGGAAGACGATGCGAAACTTTTGATAGTAAATGGTTTCTGTGAGAGCATTGTAAAAGAGCTAAATGTAGAATATTCTGTAGAAATGACCAAGCTGATTCGTATGATTTTAGAAGATGGAAAAGTTATTCAGGAACAGGATACGAAAACCCAAAAGAAACCTGTTACGAGTAATTGA
- a CDS encoding peroxiredoxin: MPQVTSQAPDFTATAVVGSEFKTIKLSDYKGKWVVLFFYPLDFTFVCPTEIIEYDAKLDEFKKLGAEVLGVSIDSEFSHLAWKNTPRKQGGIGDIKYPLIADITKKISADFGVLTEGGVALRGTFLIDPKGVIRQATVNDLPVGRNINEAIRLIKAFQYVEKHGEVCPANWEEGGKTMVAEPEKSKEYFSAVNK; encoded by the coding sequence ATGCCACAGGTTACATCACAGGCACCTGATTTTACTGCAACAGCTGTTGTAGGATCTGAATTCAAAACCATTAAACTTTCTGATTATAAGGGAAAATGGGTAGTTCTTTTCTTTTATCCATTGGATTTTACTTTTGTTTGCCCCACTGAAATTATTGAATACGATGCCAAGCTGGATGAATTTAAAAAGTTAGGCGCAGAGGTTTTAGGTGTTTCGATTGATAGTGAGTTCAGTCACCTTGCCTGGAAAAATACTCCCCGTAAACAGGGTGGAATCGGTGATATCAAGTATCCTTTAATTGCAGATATTACTAAGAAAATTTCTGCTGATTTTGGCGTTCTTACTGAGGGTGGCGTTGCTCTTCGTGGAACTTTCCTGATTGACCCGAAAGGTGTAATTCGTCAGGCTACTGTAAATGACCTTCCGGTAGGAAGAAATATAAATGAAGCCATTCGTTTAATAAAAGCTTTCCAATACGTGGAAAAACACGGTGAAGTTTGCCCTGCAAACTGGGAAGAAGGTGGAAAAACGATGGTGGCTGAACCTGAAAAGTCTAAAGAATATTTTTCAGCTGTTAATAAATAA
- a CDS encoding TIGR00730 family Rossman fold protein, with the protein MKNAICVFCGSSPGTEESYSQAAEELAKALAKNGLSLVYGGGSLGLMGKMADVVLGNGGTVVGVIPEFMSQKEVMHRGLSEIHIVSSMHERKALMGNLADAFICLPGGVGTLEEMFEVISWLQLGIHNKPVSILNIDSYYDKLLDFLQYSVEKGFIRQENFERIIIDTDPERLLYSIYDSSKNRIFSFDDSFT; encoded by the coding sequence ATGAAGAATGCAATTTGTGTTTTTTGTGGCTCTTCTCCCGGAACTGAAGAGTCCTATTCCCAGGCTGCGGAAGAGCTGGCAAAAGCTCTGGCTAAAAATGGGCTTAGCCTGGTCTACGGAGGAGGGTCTCTGGGACTCATGGGTAAGATGGCCGATGTGGTTTTGGGAAATGGAGGAACTGTAGTGGGGGTTATCCCTGAATTTATGTCTCAAAAAGAAGTCATGCACCGGGGACTTAGTGAAATACACATTGTTTCTTCTATGCACGAAAGAAAGGCTCTAATGGGAAACCTGGCAGATGCCTTTATATGTCTACCGGGTGGAGTGGGCACTCTTGAAGAGATGTTTGAGGTGATTTCCTGGCTGCAATTGGGAATTCATAATAAACCGGTCAGCATTTTAAATATTGATTCCTACTATGATAAACTTTTGGATTTCTTGCAATATTCCGTGGAAAAGGGTTTCATAAGACAGGAAAATTTTGAGAGAATCATAATCGATACGGATCCGGAGCGTTTACTATATTCCATTTATGACAGTTCTAAAAATCGGATTTTTTCATTTGATGATTCGTTTACCTGA
- a CDS encoding M48 family metallopeptidase, with protein MAGQKNITIEGIGQVKLLKNKRVKKFILKLEPVSNLPVLTFPAGISYKDAAFFIIHNKTWFLEAKERLLERLQGITEYSDKKTFYTEHHKLEFIKRDSSIFTLKYSGNKAVIYCPKNTNFSDPEIQRKLRAMVDRIYKKEAAEHLPGRVENLAKKHGFSYKDIQIKSMKSRWGSCSGENVIQLNSHVVRLPENLQDYVILHELAHTVEKNHGEGFWKLLDESHPETKESDDELKDYHPSIY; from the coding sequence ATGGCCGGTCAGAAAAATATTACCATTGAAGGAATTGGGCAGGTAAAGCTGTTAAAAAATAAAAGGGTAAAGAAATTTATCCTCAAGCTTGAACCTGTATCGAATCTGCCGGTACTCACATTTCCTGCCGGAATTTCCTATAAGGATGCTGCTTTTTTTATTATTCACAATAAAACCTGGTTTTTGGAAGCAAAAGAACGTCTGCTTGAAAGATTACAGGGCATAACCGAATATTCAGACAAAAAAACCTTTTATACAGAGCATCATAAACTGGAATTTATAAAGCGAGATAGTTCTATTTTTACCCTTAAATACTCTGGTAATAAGGCAGTGATTTATTGTCCGAAAAATACAAACTTCTCCGATCCGGAGATTCAGAGAAAACTACGAGCTATGGTAGACAGGATCTATAAAAAAGAGGCGGCTGAGCATCTACCGGGAAGAGTTGAAAATTTGGCTAAGAAACACGGATTTTCTTATAAAGATATACAGATAAAAAGTATGAAATCTCGCTGGGGTAGTTGTTCGGGAGAAAATGTGATTCAGTTAAATTCCCATGTTGTGAGACTTCCGGAAAATCTTCAGGATTATGTAATTTTACATGAATTGGCCCACACCGTAGAAAAAAATCATGGAGAAGGTTTTTGGAAACTGCTGGATGAGTCTCACCCGGAAACAAAAGAAAGCGATGATGAACTAAAAGATTATCATCCTTCAATTTATTGA
- a CDS encoding 2-isopropylmalate synthase encodes MYQIQGKYKAYPVVSLENRNWPSNTIQVAPILCSVDLRDGNQALIQPMNLEEKMEMFQVLIDMQFKEIEIGFPSASEVEYKFTRKIIEDKCIPRDTKIQVITQARKELISKTMDSIKGAENVIIHLYNSTSTIQRNIVFRKSKQEIINIAVDGVKEIKKQARNFTGNIQLQYSPESFTATELDFAYEMCEAVREEWNFYGGHNLILNLPATVEMSTPNIFADRIEWFHKHISNRDRITLSVHTHNDRGCAVAAAELSVLAGADRVEGTLFGNGERSGNMDIVTFALNLYTQGVDPKIDLSNLNRAIHIAEKCNKIKVPERQPYAGELVYTAFSGSHQDAISKGMRYRKETEEVFWDVPYIPIDPEDIGRTYDSIIRINSQSGKGGVAYVLEKEYGISIPKEMQPIVSKEIQKFADENFSEIGAEEIYNLFSIHFMNARKNDSELDLIDIKPIQIISELKGDRYICFSRIEYHRHTFWGAYISGDVEDARQNSILSAYNRFKKSHPGLSNIA; translated from the coding sequence ATGTACCAAATCCAGGGAAAATACAAAGCGTATCCAGTAGTTTCTTTAGAAAACAGAAACTGGCCATCCAATACAATACAGGTAGCACCCATACTGTGCTCGGTGGACTTACGAGATGGGAATCAGGCCCTTATCCAACCGATGAATCTGGAAGAAAAAATGGAAATGTTTCAAGTCCTCATTGATATGCAGTTCAAGGAGATTGAAATAGGTTTTCCTTCAGCCTCAGAAGTGGAATATAAGTTTACTCGCAAAATCATAGAAGATAAATGTATTCCTCGTGATACTAAAATACAGGTGATTACACAGGCAAGGAAGGAATTAATAAGTAAAACCATGGACTCCATTAAAGGAGCTGAAAATGTGATCATTCACCTGTACAATTCAACTTCGACAATACAAAGAAATATTGTATTTCGGAAAAGTAAGCAGGAGATAATCAATATTGCAGTAGATGGAGTCAAAGAGATAAAAAAACAGGCTCGTAACTTTACAGGAAATATTCAACTACAGTATTCTCCTGAAAGTTTCACAGCTACAGAATTAGACTTTGCTTATGAAATGTGCGAAGCTGTCCGGGAAGAATGGAATTTTTATGGAGGACATAATTTAATCCTTAACTTGCCGGCGACTGTAGAAATGTCCACACCTAACATTTTTGCAGATAGAATCGAGTGGTTTCATAAACATATCAGCAATAGGGATAGAATCACCCTGAGTGTTCATACGCACAATGACAGGGGTTGTGCGGTTGCTGCGGCAGAACTCTCCGTTCTTGCAGGGGCCGACAGGGTAGAAGGAACTCTTTTTGGAAATGGAGAACGATCCGGAAACATGGATATAGTTACATTTGCATTGAACTTGTATACTCAAGGAGTCGACCCTAAAATTGATCTTTCAAACCTGAATCGGGCCATACATATTGCTGAAAAATGCAATAAAATAAAAGTACCGGAACGTCAGCCGTACGCTGGAGAGCTAGTTTATACCGCCTTTTCCGGTTCCCATCAGGATGCAATATCTAAAGGAATGAGATACAGAAAGGAAACTGAGGAGGTTTTTTGGGATGTGCCTTATATTCCTATCGATCCGGAAGACATAGGAAGAACCTATGATTCTATAATCCGAATTAATAGCCAGTCAGGAAAAGGAGGAGTAGCTTATGTTTTAGAAAAAGAATATGGAATCTCGATACCAAAAGAAATGCAGCCAATAGTATCTAAAGAAATTCAGAAATTCGCAGATGAAAATTTTTCAGAAATTGGTGCTGAAGAGATTTATAATCTTTTTTCTATACATTTTATGAATGCTCGAAAAAATGATTCTGAATTGGATTTAATAGATATAAAGCCAATTCAAATTATTTCGGAGTTAAAAGGAGATAGATATATTTGCTTTTCGAGAATTGAGTATCATCGTCATACTTTCTGGGGAGCTTATATATCGGGTGATGTAGAAGATGCCAGGCAAAATTCAATCCTTTCTGCATATAATAGGTTTAAGAAATCGCACCCGGGTCTAAGTAACATTGCTTAA
- a CDS encoding CHASE2 domain-containing protein: protein MFHHKRIIGTIIWFFPFILSFVLQFFGTLDHIEELIVYQHYKNINPNHKFSDKIVIVAIDNDSLMHFAQHPDFGRWPWKRSVYLPVLQFIEKYNPKIILFDLLFSEPSKDDSKLVQFNKESSVISHTLFLQKGELNNTQTIPEMYFKKHSIRVEEKRNNCNIGFNTIIFPSNQIGLTAPSLHAVGEKELGGRLDKDDLLIYKYKNYYFPSLPIVAYNSINKILHLKMSSSELKIKTGTGLTTIPLKDCYYSLHYYSFEETKNIPIVPFYKFNNLFFDDKTVHHNFDATFRDKIVLIGTTATSIYDEKITPYGNLQNLLLNATTISNLLENHFLTRVPIWVNIVLGFFLTLIGLYSMFFVGGNYRRAIVSFSVLLIYMLFAIWMFKYDISFNLSFFVTSYPISFVFSLWYISFLEGKENAKLLKETIELNKQLKAFNEKAEELVKKRTAQLEEEKKLTEKIMIELQERNEIIEREQKKAEELLQNILPPEVAEELKLKGEVQPVYYNSVSVLFADLKGFTKAAETMTVEELVRELDVCFFYFDEVTKKHNLEKIKTIGDAYMCAGGLPKENKTHVIDACLAALEIQHTMQQAKEVRIIMNLPYWELRLGIHVGPVAAGVVGKHKFAYDIWGDTVNIASRMESSGEAGRVNISGYTYKLMRFFFECEYRGKVKAKNKGEIDMYFLLRLKSKFSRDVEGRVPNENFQLIYERIKNGKNKVKLL from the coding sequence ATGTTTCATCATAAGAGAATTATAGGAACTATTATATGGTTTTTTCCTTTTATACTATCCTTTGTTCTACAATTCTTTGGGACTTTAGACCATATAGAAGAACTGATTGTTTACCAGCATTATAAAAACATAAATCCTAACCATAAGTTTTCTGACAAAATTGTCATTGTAGCAATAGATAATGATTCCTTGATGCACTTTGCCCAGCATCCAGATTTCGGAAGATGGCCCTGGAAAAGAAGTGTTTATCTTCCGGTATTACAATTTATAGAAAAATATAATCCGAAAATTATCCTATTTGATTTACTATTTTCGGAACCTTCCAAAGACGATTCAAAGTTAGTTCAATTTAATAAGGAATCATCTGTGATTTCTCATACTCTTTTTCTACAAAAAGGTGAGTTAAACAATACACAAACTATACCGGAAATGTATTTTAAAAAACATTCTATTCGGGTAGAAGAGAAAAGAAACAATTGTAATATAGGATTTAATACCATCATTTTTCCCAGTAATCAAATAGGTCTAACAGCTCCAAGTCTACATGCTGTCGGGGAAAAAGAATTAGGGGGAAGGTTGGATAAGGATGACTTATTAATTTATAAGTATAAAAATTATTATTTTCCTTCTCTTCCAATTGTTGCTTATAATTCTATAAATAAAATTTTGCATTTAAAAATGAGTTCTTCCGAACTGAAAATTAAGACCGGAACCGGACTTACAACGATTCCCTTAAAAGATTGTTATTATAGTTTGCATTATTACTCCTTCGAAGAAACTAAAAATATACCCATTGTTCCATTTTATAAGTTCAATAACCTATTTTTTGATGATAAAACTGTACATCATAATTTTGATGCTACCTTTCGAGATAAAATTGTTTTAATCGGGACAACCGCAACTTCGATTTATGATGAAAAAATTACTCCTTACGGAAACCTTCAAAACCTTCTTTTGAATGCAACTACTATATCGAATTTATTGGAAAATCATTTTCTTACAAGAGTTCCTATCTGGGTTAATATTGTCTTGGGTTTTTTTCTTACTCTGATCGGTTTGTATTCCATGTTTTTTGTTGGGGGAAATTACAGAAGAGCTATAGTATCCTTTTCTGTATTATTAATCTATATGCTATTTGCAATATGGATGTTTAAATATGATATTTCTTTTAATCTTTCTTTTTTTGTTACTTCTTATCCTATCTCTTTTGTATTTTCCCTGTGGTATATTTCTTTTCTTGAAGGCAAGGAAAATGCAAAGTTATTAAAAGAAACTATTGAGTTAAATAAACAATTAAAAGCATTTAATGAAAAAGCAGAAGAACTGGTTAAAAAGCGAACCGCACAGTTGGAAGAAGAAAAGAAGCTTACCGAAAAAATCATGATAGAACTGCAAGAAAGAAATGAAATAATTGAAAGAGAACAAAAAAAAGCAGAAGAACTGTTACAAAATATTTTACCACCTGAAGTAGCAGAAGAATTAAAGTTGAAAGGAGAAGTTCAACCCGTATATTATAATTCTGTAAGTGTATTATTTGCCGATCTAAAAGGATTTACTAAAGCTGCTGAGACTATGACAGTAGAAGAACTGGTCAGAGAATTAGATGTATGTTTTTTCTATTTTGATGAAGTAACAAAAAAACACAATTTAGAAAAAATCAAAACTATAGGAGATGCCTATATGTGTGCGGGAGGTTTACCCAAGGAAAATAAAACCCACGTTATCGATGCCTGCCTGGCTGCATTGGAAATTCAGCATACAATGCAACAGGCAAAAGAAGTTAGAATTATCATGAACCTACCTTATTGGGAGTTACGCCTGGGAATTCATGTAGGGCCTGTAGCTGCCGGTGTAGTAGGAAAGCATAAATTTGCCTATGATATTTGGGGGGATACAGTTAATATAGCATCCAGAATGGAATCAAGTGGAGAAGCTGGAAGAGTAAATATTTCAGGATATACATATAAATTAATGAGATTCTTCTTTGAGTGTGAATATCGAGGAAAGGTGAAAGCTAAGAATAAAGGTGAGATTGATATGTACTTTTTACTTCGCTTGAAAAGTAAGTTTTCAAGAGATGTAGAAGGTCGAGTTCCAAATGAAAATTTCCAACTCATTTATGAAAGAATAAAAAATGGTAAAAATAAGGTTAAGCTATTATAG